Below is a genomic region from Lentimicrobium sp. L6.
TAAGTACTATGGAGTTTGAATATTCTATTATTTATGCACTTTGGGATGAAGAAGAAATTGGTTTAATCGGTAGTGCTGATTATGCAGCAAGAGCAGCTTCAAATGGAGATGTCATTCACTCCGTTATCAATATGGATATGATTTCCTGGGATCAAGATGAGGATATGGTACTTGAAATTCATACTTCTAACACTGCAAATTCTACTCAATTGGCTGATTATATTGTGGAAATAAATGACATCTATGAACTAGATATCGTTCCCGTTCTTGAATTGCCAGGAACAGTATATTCTGACCATGCTAGTTTTTGGAATAATGACTATGCAGCGGTTCTAATTATAGAAGAATATTATGGTGGTGATTTTAATCCTTATTATCATACAGAGCAAGATAGAATTGCTATTTTGAACATGGATTATTTCTTTGAAGCATCGAAACTATGTATTGGTAGCTTAGCATCTATGTGTTCTCCTATATTGAATACATCTACCGTTGAAATGCCAAAAACTGAAAATGGGAAGATTGAAATCTTTCCAAACCCTGCCATATCTAATGCTCGAATTAATTTTTATCTAGAACAAAATCAATATACAGAAGTTAGCCTTCTTAACAATATGGGACAAACTATTTCTACATTACATCAAGGTGAAATGACCAGTGGAATTTTTCAAATTGAGCTTCCTCTAGAGGGTTTATCTCAAGGCTTATATTTTGTAAAGATAGAAGCAACAAATTTTAGTAATACCGAAAAATTATTAGTGAAATAATAAAGCATAAGATTTCGTACTTTTGGAATCCTCTTTTTCTAATTTTATTTGGGTAAAGAGGATTCTAAATTTGTAGATATGACCAATACAATCCTTCATAAAAATATCATCATCAGAAAAGCTTCTGGAGATGAGGAAATATTCGAGATTTCCAAACTCGAACGCTCTTTGCATAATTCGGGAGCCGACAGAAAATCTATCATGCGTGTAGTTCATGATATTGAAAATTGGGTTTATGATGGCGTCACCACTAAGAAAATATATTCTCGAGCT
It encodes:
- a CDS encoding M28 family peptidase; the protein is MKHISFLLICLFTGLFSFAQSHDSQIENVINTVNLDSLIYQMRNLSGEDEVIVNGETTTIEHRVSNWGNNLAAQYIFESLESLGLETTWDAYSLDGINVYAVQPGTVYPDEYYMICGHYDAVDYYCADDNASGTAAVIEAARILSTMEFEYSIIYALWDEEEIGLIGSADYAARAASNGDVIHSVINMDMISWDQDEDMVLEIHTSNTANSTQLADYIVEINDIYELDIVPVLELPGTVYSDHASFWNNDYAAVLIIEEYYGGDFNPYYHTEQDRIAILNMDYFFEASKLCIGSLASMCSPILNTSTVEMPKTENGKIEIFPNPAISNARINFYLEQNQYTEVSLLNNMGQTISTLHQGEMTSGIFQIELPLEGLSQGLYFVKIEATNFSNTEKLLVK